The genomic segment GATACAACGCCGCTGACCGGCGTGCCGATCGCCCACAAGGATATTTTTGTGACGCGCGGCTGGCGCGCCACCGCCGGGTCAAAGATGCTGGAAAACTATACCAGCCCGTTCGATGCAACCGTCGTCGAACACTTCAACAACGCCGGCATGGTCAACCTCGGCAAGCTGAATTGCGACGAGTTCGCAATGGGTTCGTCAAACGAAAATTCCTATTTCGGCGCGGTCAAAAATCCGTGGGACAAGACCGCGATTCCTGGCGGTTCCTCTGGCGGTTCCGCCGCGGCGGTGGCCGCGCGCCTGACGCCGGCCGCTACCGCAACCGATACCGGCGGCTCGATCCGTCAACCGGCTTCGTTATGTGGCGTGACCGGCATCAAGCCGACTTACGGCAGCGTCTCGCGTTTCGGCATGATCGCCTTCGCCTCGTCGCTGGACCAGGCGGGACCGATTGCCCAGACTGCCGAAGATTGCGCGCTGCTGCTGAACGCCATGACTGGTTTCGACCCGCGCGATTCGACCAGCCTGGAACGCAACAAGGAAGATTTCAGCCGCGACCTGGACAAGGACCTGAAAGGTTTGCGCATCGGTATCCCGCGCGAATATTTCAGCACCGGTCTGTCGCCTGATGTTGAGCAGGCGGTGCGCGCAGCGTTGACCGAATACGAAAAACTGGGCGCAACGCTGGTTGATATTTCTCTGCCGAAAACCGAACTGTCGATCCCGGTCTATTACGTGATCGCACCGGCCGAAGCGTCGTCTAACCTGAGCCGCTTCGACGGCGTCCGCTACGGTCACCGTGCTGCCGATTACAAAGACCTGGCAGACATGTACAAGAAGTCGCGTGCAGAAGGTTTCGGCGAAGAAGTGAAGCGCCGCATCCTGGTCGGCGCCTATGTGCTGTCGCACGGATATTACGACGCCTACTATCTGCAGGCGCAAAAAATCCGCCGCCTGATCGCTCAGGATTTCCAGAACGCGCTGAGTGGCCCGAATCGTCAATGCGACGTCATCATGGGACCGGTATCGCCGACCGTGGCATGGGACTTGGGCGCCAAGGCCAACGATCCGGTGGCCAACTACCTGGCGGATATTTATACGTTGTCGACCAGTCTGGCTGGCTTGCCTGGCATGTCGATACCGTGCGGTTTCGGTCAGGGCGAAAAGAACGCCCGGCGTCCGGTCGGACTGCAAATCATCGGCAATTACTATGACGAAGCCAAGCTGCTGAACGTGGCCCACCAGTTCCAGCGCGTCACCGACTGGCATCTGCGTACGCCAGACTAAATGCGCCGCGCCATGTCTTCGATCATGCGTCATTGCTCCGCTCGCTGCAGCAGATTGCCGGCGTTGGCGCTGCTGGCTCTGAGCACGGCCTTGTTAGCGCCAGTCAGCCACGCGCAACAGTTGCAGACCAAGTTCGGCTGCAACATGACGCGCGATGAAGATGGCGAAAAAGTGATTTACGGCGACACCGGCGAATTCAGGTTGAATGGCGACCGCATCGAAGCACTGCGCTGGGAATCGGCGCTATACCGGCCGACCCACGGTTTCGAATGCAGTATCGACACCGGCGACGACCCGCAAGCCGAAGTCGCGCAAGACGGCAAGAAAGACAACTGGCGCATCACCTTGAAAGATCCTGCCGCGGCACGCCAACAACGCGGCTACGATTTTTTCAATCACGGCATGAATTGCAGTATCCGTCTGCAGCGCGACGGCGACAAACTGCACGTGATACCCAGCTGTCCGGCGCTGTGCGGCTCAAGAGGAAATTTTACGGAACTCTCGGTCAATTTAAAAACCGGCG from the Collimonas arenae genome contains:
- the gatA gene encoding Asp-tRNA(Asn)/Glu-tRNA(Gln) amidotransferase subunit GatA, with the translated sequence MHTKTLKQLSVLLHEKKISAEELAQLYLARIQQSDLNAFLHVDQDLTLQQARAADQRLAQNDTTPLTGVPIAHKDIFVTRGWRATAGSKMLENYTSPFDATVVEHFNNAGMVNLGKLNCDEFAMGSSNENSYFGAVKNPWDKTAIPGGSSGGSAAAVAARLTPAATATDTGGSIRQPASLCGVTGIKPTYGSVSRFGMIAFASSLDQAGPIAQTAEDCALLLNAMTGFDPRDSTSLERNKEDFSRDLDKDLKGLRIGIPREYFSTGLSPDVEQAVRAALTEYEKLGATLVDISLPKTELSIPVYYVIAPAEASSNLSRFDGVRYGHRAADYKDLADMYKKSRAEGFGEEVKRRILVGAYVLSHGYYDAYYLQAQKIRRLIAQDFQNALSGPNRQCDVIMGPVSPTVAWDLGAKANDPVANYLADIYTLSTSLAGLPGMSIPCGFGQGEKNARRPVGLQIIGNYYDEAKLLNVAHQFQRVTDWHLRTPD